tgacatgcagcttatggatgtggttacagcatatctctatggggatctagattcagagatatatatgaaggttccagatggacttcaattacccaaatcaagtggctctaaaccacggagcgcgttttcaataagattaaaacgctcactatatggattaaaacaatccggacggatgtggtataaccgtctaagtggctacttgattgggaagggatatattaacaatgaaatatgcccatgcgtgttcattaaaagaacaagttccggatttgcaatcgtagcagtttatgtcgatgacatgaacctaattggaactctagatgagttgaaggaaactgctaaatacttgaaatccgaatttgagatgaaagatcttgggaaaacacggttttgtctcggtttagaactcgagcaccgtagtgatggaatcttgatccatcagtctgcatatactcagaaaatcctaaggcgctttaatgaagataaagcaaagcctacgagtactcccatgatcggccgtagtcttgagcccggaaaagatccgtttcgtccaagggatgaggacgaagaaccattagaggccgaggtgccctatttgagtgcaataggcgcattattgtacttagctcaatgcacaagaccggatatctcattcgcagtgaacttgttagctcgacatagctctgcgccaacacgccgccattggattggtataaagataatctttcgatacctaagaggtacgattgatatgagcctattctatccctacagagagaaaaggaatgacggaaaattgggattggaccccaaaaggcaaaacgcccccgtccatggaatggccgccggccatgttgccgccgccgacgccgccaccgctcatggtggccggcgttctcctatctccctccatcaaaacgacaatgatgtcttgatgggttttgctgatgcagggtacctctctgaccctcacaaaggtcgctcccaaactggttatgtctttaccatgggaagcactgcgatatcttggaggtctacaaaacagacccttgttgctacttcctaaaatcatgcagagattattgctctacatgaagctgtacgtgaatgtgtatggctaaggtctgtaattcgacacattcaaggaagttgtggtttgaagtctaccacaaatgaacctacatgcatttatgaggataatgcagcttgtattgaacaaatgaagttaggtttcatcaagggcgacaacaccaagcatatatcgcctaagttcttttataatcagcaacaacaatcacttctaaagattgaagtgaatcaaatctgatcagaggataatgtagcggacttattcactaagtcgttacctaaatccaccttcgagaaacatgtgaagagcatcggattgagaaagttatccgaactcccacgattatagcaatcagggggagatatcgacatcagggggagttatgatgtctacatgttcgatctcgaagagtgaaggacgtgttgtgctctttttgtccttcgaccagggttatttttatcccacagggtttttgttacctggcaaggtttttaacgaggcaacggatgaagcgtcaccaccaagtttgaagcggcacaagggggagtgttgaaggaatatcgatttagtgtgccttatcaaactaggagtagcaataggagagaaggttctagatttcccaatcctacacggattggtattccttgtaacattagaactagcactttgtaatccctatatatagggctcctattctcaataataagaacacatctctctcatcaatctctctcaaatacattatacttaaacaaatTTTAGTTTATCAGAACATTGCTTTCAAAATGTTGTATATCGTTTTGGTTTGATAGACAGTGATAATCATGTGAGACTttgaaataaatataaaattccacacttttattatctgtgacatatatactgtgcaatatatgtatatatgtaactGGAATCTACATCTACCATTCACAGTACATTGAGATGGAtaggtatttttttttattacaataaCTTAACTCATATGAAAAATGTGTCAAGCACTTCCAGAGAATTAGTTTATTTTGCAATAATGCATGGATTTATCTTTTTTTGTGGATAAGAATTGGACTTCTAACGCTATGAATTCCATCAGACCACACCAGCGATGCAGACACATGTGATTGTACTTCATCTGGCAAACCTTTTCCGGCAACTGTCACATCAAAAGTCTTCTCCTCATTCAAGGACTTGAAGGAAAGAACTTGAGGCACCACTTTGACGTCAACTTGAGTAGAGTTGGCGAATATTGTGGCCTTGTAAGTGGAGTTTGCAAGGCCAACATTCTTAACTTTTCTGTGAAATTTCAACGAAAAAGATCTGTTTGGTGTGACAACGGCTGCTAGTGAAGGGTAATTGTGATCCTGTAAAGATCCTTTGTCAGAGCCTGTAGAGCAAGTGCTGTTATCTCCTGATATAAGTCTAACATCGGCCTGATCCAAGACCGAGCATAGCAACTTTACGTAGTCTTCCTTAGAAGCTTCATACACAAGCCCTGGGTCTATAGCTTTGACAGGATTGATATGTCCAGATCCATAAGCAAATTCACCAGCGGCACTGCTATTGTCAGTAACATTCATGGGAGAAGCTGTAGTCATAAGAGATGATTTGATGGATGCTGGAGACCAATTAGGATGGAATGCTTTAACATATGCAGCTGTACCAGCCGCGTGCGGACAAGACATAGAGGTTCCAGATAGTATACTATATTTGACATGCCTTGCGTCTTGAAGACTCTCTGTAACTGAAGCAATAGGTGAAAAGGCAGCCAAAATAGTAACCCCTGGGGCGCTTATATCTGGCTTGATAATTTCTGGTAGAATTAAATTTGGTCCACGTGAAGAGAAGGAAGCAACAACAGGTGCGTCTGTatccctttcttcttcacttcttagTATGTTTACTCGAGGATCTTTCGTGGAGTTCGTGTACAACTTTATCAGACTATGCTCTTTGCCGGCAAAAGCTGTTGCAGGAAAGGGTACAATTTCAGAAACATCATCATAATCAACTCTCAAAATGAAGCCTACTGCTCCAGAAACATAGGCCTCATCAACTCTGTTAGGCACGTCACATAACACAACCTTTCCCTTAACTAAACCACTGTCTAAGCAGCCGTATGAACATCTCCCAGCTTCGAACTCGGAGCAATTACTTGAAGCATCTTTTCCATAGATCAATGGAAAACTTGTCCCATTTAATTTGAAAGTGTTTACTGAAGCCCCAACCATCGTCGTTCCATTTTCGAGAACAACCTTGTCAATGATCCTACGATCAGTACTACTTGCTGCGACTGTAAGTATCCATGGTGCTACACTTGAAACACTTGAATCAACAGGACCACCGTTGCCTGCAGAATTTGATGTAAGTATCCCCTTTGCCATTGCATGGAAAGCCCCGATAGCAATAGGGTCATGCTGTAATAAAGATGCAACCGGGTTTCCTAATGAAACTGTAATGATGTCAACTCCATCTGCAATAGCATCATCAAAGGCAGCCAATATAGCATCAGTAGGGCACCCAAGAGCACCACATACTTTATACGCAGCAATTCTCGCTGAGGGAACCCCTCCTCTTGCAGTACCTTGTGCTAGTCCATAAAAGCTCACATTCTTTATAGCGTTCCCTGCTGCAGTTGAGGCTGTGTGGGTTCCATGGCCTTGTTCATCCCTTGCAGATTCTGAAGATGAATTGTAAAACCGAGCTCCAATTAGCTTCTTGTTGCAAGTGAAATTTTGGCCACCTTCACAAGCACCTTTCCACTTCTTGGGCGGAGGACCAAAACCATCATCTTTAAAGCTCTCCGATTCAGGCCAAATTCCAGTGTCAATGACACCAATAACGGTATCACTCTCAACACTGACATTTCGTTTTATTTTCTCATGGAAACCGATAAAGTCCCAAGATCTTGTTGTCTGAGGATGGAGAATTCTGCTTGGAAATACAGAGACTACTTCCTTCATGTTAGCAAGCCTTTCCCTTTCCCGGTCAGTGAGCTTTGCAGCAAATCCACTGAAACTCCTTTTGTAACTTCTTGTCAACAAATTTGCTGCGGAGTTGCTGTCGACAACTTTTTGGAGTAAACCAAGGTGGTGAGACATTGGTGAGTACACCTCATTATCGGGAAGTGAACCAAGGTACACAATGTGGACCGTTCTGTTTTCATCAATGGCTTGGCACAGGAAGAAGTTGAAGGTTAGTATAAGAGTGGGGAAAGCATAAGAAAATAGGATAGCTACATGCTTAGCCATTGTTTTTTATCGATGCTCTAAAATGTTGCTAGTGAAGAGTGCTTTATACTGAGATTAATAATGCAGTACCACATCTCCATTATGCATCCAGATTTTATTTCCCTTAACATACGATTCATCTTTGGCATTGCAGTTAAccataatatgattttttttttccttcataacAATTCAAATTCATATTGTCCATTCCATCTATGTAAGAAGTTCCAGATTAGCCTTGATAATTTCTAAGAGTGTTGCAAATCCATGGATTTAGCTCTGGTGCAATATATAAGAAAGTATGCATATATAGCTATGAACTAAATATCACCTAAAAGAAGGTTATATTCATACAAATTGTTACACATTCTGCTTTGTTGGTGATTTTGTTCTTGGCCAAATTGAAAAATCCTTGATTTCATTATCATATTTGCccttgctgattatccttgatAATTTCTAAGAATGCTGCGAATTCCTGGATTTATCCTTGGTGCAATAAGAGAGTATGCATATATGGCTATGAATTAACTATCACCTAAAAGAAGGTAATATTCATACAAATAGTTACACATTCTGCTTTGTTGGTGATTTTGTTCTTGGCCAAATTGAAAAAAACTTGATTTCATTATCATATTTGCCCTTGCTGATCAGCCTTGATAATATCTAAGAATGTTGTGAATTCCTGGATTTATCTCTGGTGCAATAAGAAAGTTTGCATGTATAGTTATGAACTAAGTATCACCTAAAAGAAGGTTATATTCATGCAAATAGTTACACATTTTGCTTTGTTGGTGATTATTTGGAGTGATCTTAAATATACACATAGAGTGAATCGAATTCAGGTGTATGGGAAATGTTGGGCGTTTGATCATCTAGACACTCTTGGCCATAATAtgtaagtgtgtgtgtatataattTTGCTCAGGTGTGGATATccgtacctaagcaaaaggtacggatttccagtttttaccCAGTTTTTTTATCACACATttacatcttgaccgttcagtttttaggtcctaatgtatagatcatctctacaaatttttagccaaattgatgatcgttaagacatccaaaactgcaatttacacgaacgaactgaatctgtcgaactggaaccgttcgtgttcattATTGTaaacagttttgaatgccttaacgatcatcaaattggctgaaatttttcagagatgatctatacattaggacctaaaaactgaatagttAAGATGTAAATGTGTGATCAAAAAGTGAGTAAAAATTGGAAATCCGTAGCTAAGCAAAATGTGCGAATATCTGTACCTGAGAAgtcctgtatatatatatatatatatatatatatatatatatatatattttatatatacatTTAGGTTTTGATGGAGTACAGAGTCATGCAtataccacacacacacacacctctGACATTGTCATGTAATGCAACTTCTCATACATTGGAGCAAGAGTTTGGAATGTATAATAGTCGAACAGACACATATGAACTTctcattttatatcaaatatAATTCTTGAGATCTAGTTATCTGGGCAGCATTAGCTAGGTTCACTAATACTTGTACATCATGGCATGTGCTTGTTTATAGTGTTTTGGTTTATGAGTAGACAATAATTTTCttgataataaaataaaattatatgtCACTCATATCAGTAATATGAACTATAACTGAAATTTGACACCATTATATTGTATGTGACATATCCATACAGTCTATGAAaatgagtggcagtgggtcgtagacgaattagcatagctgcatgcgatattgcattacTCCAAGCAGAtgtaaggagattggtgtgcattaccaatttccgcgagaccatttgggtgtgtacatgagaatatgatgtccaacatcagtcccattgcaataaccatcgaaagtcttcgatgtaaactctctagcaatgtcaaatccaattgactgaataggatgatctgaggagtgagcccgttgtcatatgatgtttgctaggagtgtagcagaagtagcattacaagtggacagtggcacaacacgtgaccagtgtgtttgcgtgtcaaccaacatcatgagatatttaaacgtccgcaagttggttaaactagtccacagaatccccataaattctatgtaagaacaaaatgagcatttttatatcctttgcataggatggtcttagtCCTAACTTCCCTAAGGAGCATGCTTTataaatgagcgagaggctttagaagcaaccaatgagaattttggttagacTTGAGCGTCTGAATTGCTATTTTGAATCAAGTTGGTGATTTcaacatcacctagggcgccatcaccatgatggacgccatccatggcgtcatggatagggactgcgccagccctaggctagtggtggacAGAGGCgatgccctaggcagcagcgtcggtcacacttagtctaagaatcaacttttgattcatgtttcatttcgctcgagaaaaaagatgtccatgtgaagtctttagtagacggattatcatatcatgactaggatgatctatcctgtcgtgacaaagccaatatataTCTAAATCTACGAAATCTTCTgttataactttattggattttatagctcgaatagtgacatagattccactagagagacacataaacttctctaagatgcgcctttgttcgcaatcattagaggtattgcaaaggaactcattttcgttctctacatgcgttttcgcatggaatccgttggctattcataggtgcgattgaccctaggagtgtagagagtttctgtgacagtaattaattaaggtgccttttggcaaagggaacttgggctattccatgtccttgaattaatactgatggcccagccatcgtagtcacagaagtcatatgctcagaatcaaagtggagtcataaagaactcgaaattttattcataagccaacagagttacatcattgtctctttgaccaaagaaaatctaatccaaaatgctagctaatgcaaaaaaatggtagtcgtctaacttctttcggtaattccaaaataaatgtgaccaggtgagtagagagatgtcggtggagcaaggctcggttaagtaccactaatctcagaaccttcttagacatcacacttatttTGGGTGAgcttactttgaagaaagacttaaaccattggcatttactacaaagtatatggcaattgcctattatatctcttggaaaaataaagacttaaacataattggtgatctattgatccaagccagatttgtagtcttcaacccttcactctagatcatcttcttgatgttcttgttccatgtagtgagcttctcttgcttcacaatatgcttcgTAGGAGGTGacgatttcttcacgagctctataaatgtgtgcccaatgatcagacactccacatcgagaacatacatctctttgctcaaactccattgattgaggcgctttgaaagcgtcatttagatggctcttagtgttggtggctccaccaacatggccagaaggtttgcctccctctctttttccacgttgacctcttcggttccgtgttcgcctatattggcggttaccttcccaagtagagcgattatatggaccagaacgtccagaagtatccctaaggttagggtttcgctcttggcgccttctcttaggggcgtgactataattggattctggaatatgctatatttccacggatctcgaattatagttcttcacaaggatgttgtcatgcttttcagcgacattcatagctccaatgagctcatgaagctttgtgatccgtcctacagcaacatcgattcgatagttcttagcaaccatcaatgcagagacagggaaggtagagagagtcttctcaatcaacatcgcatctgtgatctctttaccacagaattccattaaggatttaatgcgaagtgcttctgagttctagtcaagaactgacttgaaatcacagaacggaggctatgccatctcacttctaggtcaggaagcagggagtcacggatgttgccaaatctttcttcgagtgagacccacagccttctggggtcttcttcattcatacactcgtactggagtgaatcatccatatgacgagtcattaggatgatggctttcgccttatttgcctctaaggctgctctatttgcttccaaatcttgagcttgctcaacagctAGCACGTCCTggttaggctcgagaatcgtatctaggattccatcggccttgagatgctggcggacatcaggaacccacctgtgatattcagagctagttgttcccaatggagcaaagtccaatttgttcaggttactcatcctgaaagagaacaagaaattagggttagtttcagagcgaaaaaaactaccacgaaaacatataaaaattttgagcgtagtcgcttccaagaaattagggtttttctgagcgtagtcacttccaagaaaatccgattccaagaggggttttagattagatcgaaacaacgatgtatgtggtcgatcgttttcttctcaacaaactctaagtttggaggactctacaagctccaagcttggaccccacagttcggcttaattaggtctcccctatgatgaagaaaggggggtagaagaagggaggttgcaagtccccgagaaaacaagagaaaaagaataaaaacttcaaaacggaaacttttagtaaagcatacctcttaggattgtaGAACGTATTTGGTCCTTGTTGTAGGATTTGGAGGCGAGCTTTAGTCCTAGTCCAAGGAAGTAGACTTTGTAGGATTTTAGCGTGGTCGCGGAGTAGCGGGGGTTGCGGAATCATGGGGTCGCAGGTTCGCGGAGTCGAGGTGCTGTGAGGATGCCTCGAGGCCGCGAGGATGCTGCAGATATGTCGCTAGGCTACTGGGATGCCAGTTGCCGCGAGGGGGGATGTTGCGAGGACTATTGAGGGATCGCTGCGAGGATGCTGCGAGGTCGTTGCGGAGATGCTGCAGAGATGCCGCGAGGTCACCGTGGGGGCAGCGAGCGAGCGTAGGGCTGCGGGGGCAGCAGATGCAAGGCATGCTCGCGGGGTCTATTTATCACGGGGTCGCGTGGTCAAAGTGTCGCTGGGTTGCGAACGTGAGAGTAGGCGAGACTTCGCGGGCActgcaggggcagcgaggcTAACCTGGTAGGGTTAGCGTTGAGTTGCGATGCAAGGTTTTGAAAGCTAcgatttttagggtttcagggtagGGCTttgtgctaataacgtgttttagagaaacggtaATTGAGAGAGAGTTGCtgtgtactttcattgataatag
This portion of the Rosa chinensis cultivar Old Blush chromosome 1, RchiOBHm-V2, whole genome shotgun sequence genome encodes:
- the LOC112200677 gene encoding subtilisin-like protease SBT4.3 — encoded protein: MSHHLGLLQKVVDSNSAANLLTRSYKRSFSGFAAKLTDRERERLANMKEVVSVFPSRILHPQTTRSWDFIGFHEKIKRNVSVESDTVIGVIDTGIWPESESFKDDGFGPPPKKWKGACEGGQNFTCNKKLIGARFYNSSSESARDEQGHGTHTASTAAGNAIKNVSFYGLAQGTARGGVPSARIAAYKVCGALGCPTDAILAAFDDAIADGVDIITVSLGNPVASLLQHDPIAIGAFHAMAKGILTSNSAGNGGPVDSSVSSVAPWILTVAASSTDRRIIDKVVLENGTTMVGASVNTFKLNGTSFPLIYGKDASSNCSEFEAGRCSYGCLDSGLVKGKVVLCDVPNRVDEAYVSGAVGFILRVDYDDVSEIVPFPATAFAGKEHSLIKLYTNSTKDPRVNILRSEEERDTDAPVVASFSSRGPNLILPEIIKPDISAPGVTILAAFSPIASVTESLQDARHVKYSILSGTSMSCPHAAGTAAYVKAFHPNWSPASIKSSLMTTASPMNVTDNSSAAGEFAYGSGHINPVKAIDPGLVYEASKEDYVKLLCSVLDQADVRLISGDNSTCSTGSDKGSLQDHNYPSLAAVVTPNRSFSLKFHRKVKNVGLANSTYKATIFANSTQVDVKVVPQVLSFKSLNEEKTFDVTVAGKGLPDEVQSHVSASLVWSDGIHSVRSPILIHKKR